The Leptospira paudalimensis region TACAATTCGGACAACGGTTCCATCTGGCCATTTTCCAACAGATCCTTGGACAACATGCCCAACAGACCTAACAGAGATAATGGGGGCACATTCTGTCATTCCGTAACCTTCATAAACAGGGATTCCGATGACATTAAAAAATTCGTCTACATGGGAAGGTAAGGCACCGCCACCAGAAATGGTTCCAATCAATTGGCCACCTAAAACATCTCTGATTTTTGAGAACACGAGTCCATCTAGAACTTTTGCTAGTAAAAATAAATTGAGCACATAACCAATGGAGACGGTAGTGTTTTTCATCCTTTCAAATGGAGACTCTTCTTTGGTAAGTAATTTGTTTCCTGCTAAATAATCTTGACCATCTTTGAATTTTTTACAGATATCATATGCAAAATCAAAAAGTTTCTTTTTGTTTTCTGGAGCCTTTTCCAATTTTTGTTTGATACCTAAGTATAAGTTTTCCCAAAGTCTAGGTGCGGACGCCATAAAACTTGGTTTGATTTTTTGGAAATCATCTCGTAGGTCTCTAATGTTTGTATACGCGATGGAAGCACCTTCCGCAATGATCGCATAATCAATGGCTCTTTCAAAGATATGCCATACTGGTAGTATGGAAAGTGTTCGGTCAGAGGACCTAAGGCCGACTCGAGGCGGAACCTTTACCACATTGTACACCATATTTTGGTGTGTTAACATCACACCCTTTGGCATTCCTGTTGTACCGGAAGTATAAATGATGGTAAATAAATCGTCAGGTTTTACTTGTTTGGATCGTAATTCTAACGAAGGAAGGTTTTTTCGAAGTGATTCTCCTTCTTTGACTAGAGAGGTTAAACTCATCGCAAAAGAATCTTTGGATACGAAGTTTGGATCTAAGATGATCACCTTTTCCACTTTTGTATTGGAAAAGATTGGTTTGAGCATGTCGTAAAGCTTTTCATGTTCTACAAAACAATACTTACTTTCGGAATGGCTTAAAATGTATTCGATTTCCTGTGCAGTGGAGTCGGATCCTCTTGGAACATTGACTGCTCCATTCAAAAGAGTGGCAATGTCTGCAATGGCCCACTCAGTTCTGTTATCTGCCATAAGACCGATACGATCTCCAGGTTGTAAGCCCATTTGTAAAATGGATAAGGCTAAATTTTCTGCTTCGTGAAAGATGTCGGAAAAAGTACGTCCTTTGAAATTTTTTGCATTGTCTTTTGCAAAGAACATCTCCTTGGAACCATAGGTTCTTTTGGCATAATAAAATACATCATTCAGCGTTGTGAAATTTTTCATGAATCAAATCTATCTCCGTAGGGACTAAACTCTCACGGCTTTCGTACTTTATTCAAGTAATATTTTGATCGGTAGGTCTTACCACTTGGAGAATCCAAAAAATTGAGAAAAAGTGGGTCTCCTTCTAATTTTTGGAAGAGGTCTAAATCGAGGTAAAGAGCTTGGTCTAACCAAAGTTTTCCTTCACTTTCACGTTTGGTTGCGTAAGAAGCTCTCGCTAATTTGTAATACACGATGGGTAAAAATACCTTTTCTCCACCTAAAATCTGTGCTCGTTTTAAATTGGTATAAGCCTCATCAAAATTGCCTAAACTCAATTCACAGGATCCTCTATAATAAAAAAGGAAAAATCTTGGATAAGCCATAAGCCTTCTTGGATTAAGTTTTTCCAGACTCGTCAAACAAGCTTTAGGTTCCTTTGACATCAAATAAGCATATGCCAAGTTGAGTGAAATTTCAGGACTAATTTCGCCATGAACCTTACGGTAAATATCGGCCGTTTTTTTATAACTTTCCTTCGCAGAAGAATAATCATTTAATACATAAAGATAATAATA contains the following coding sequences:
- a CDS encoding AMP-dependent synthetase/ligase gives rise to the protein MKNFTTLNDVFYYAKRTYGSKEMFFAKDNAKNFKGRTFSDIFHEAENLALSILQMGLQPGDRIGLMADNRTEWAIADIATLLNGAVNVPRGSDSTAQEIEYILSHSESKYCFVEHEKLYDMLKPIFSNTKVEKVIILDPNFVSKDSFAMSLTSLVKEGESLRKNLPSLELRSKQVKPDDLFTIIYTSGTTGMPKGVMLTHQNMVYNVVKVPPRVGLRSSDRTLSILPVWHIFERAIDYAIIAEGASIAYTNIRDLRDDFQKIKPSFMASAPRLWENLYLGIKQKLEKAPENKKKLFDFAYDICKKFKDGQDYLAGNKLLTKEESPFERMKNTTVSIGYVLNLFLLAKVLDGLVFSKIRDVLGGQLIGTISGGGALPSHVDEFFNVIGIPVYEGYGMTECAPIISVRSVGHVVQGSVGKWPDGTVVRIVNEQGESVPKGKMGVIHIKGPQVMKGYYKNEEATKKAIVDGWMNTGDLGFISFNDTLSVRGRVKDTIVLLGGENVEPVPIENLLLENAMINQVIVVGQDQKSLTALIWPDKDRMKEAGLQWKDGEDLNQNKDVRLYYQNIVKKQISSENGFKSFEKLSDFRFLPKAMEVGDELTNLFKMKRNIIHDKYKDLIKSMYN